The following is a genomic window from Sebastes umbrosus isolate fSebUmb1 unplaced genomic scaffold, fSebUmb1.pri S35, whole genome shotgun sequence.
ACTCTGTCTTATGCTTAGAGTCAGACATCAGGAAAGCACAGACCAACAAAGAAGTAGTATTAGCTATCTTCTTTGATATGGAAAAAGCATATGATATGCTCTGGAAAGAAGGGTTACTCATTAAATTGAATTCATTGGGAATTGGTGGTAGAGCATATAATTGGGTGAAGGACTTTTTATTTGACAGGAAAATACAGGTAAGAGTAGATGCAGAATATtcaaatgtatatacagtggaTAATGGAACTCCACAAGGTAGTGTATGTAGTCcgttattattcaatataatgaTCAATGATAGATTTTCTCAGGTTGAGCTAAATATAGGAAAGTCTATGTACGCAGATGATGGAGCTCTTTGGATAAGAGGCCGCAATGTATCATTTGTTAAGAAGAAAATGCAAGCTGCAATAGCTGAGGTGGAGAAATGGGCAAACAAATGGGGATTCAAGTTATCAGTAGCAAAAACACAAGTTATTTGTTTCTTAAAACGGAGTAAAATCACACCCATTTCCCTAAAACTGTATGATCAACCTCTGGAGCAAGTCAAAGCTGTTCGATTTCTGGGGATTTGGTTTGATGAAAAGCTCACATGGAACATTCATTTAGATAAAATCAGGAGcaaatgtaaaaaagtcatcAATATACTGCGTTGTTTGACAGGACAGGAGTGGGGAGCAAGTAGAGCATCTTTACAACATATATACTGGGCTCTCATGAGATCTGTCCTTGACTATGGGTGTGTAGCTTACATGTCAGCAGCAGAATCAAACCTCAAGAAATGAGATGTACTGCAAGCTCAGGCTTTGAGAACCATTAGTGGATCATTCAGAACATCTCCGGTATCAGCAATGCAAGTGGAAGTGGGAGAGATGCCCCTACGGATTAGAAGAATAAAATGAATGCTGGCATACTGGGTTAATCTTCAGGGGCATTATGAAACTCACCCTACCAAAAGTGTTTTGACAGACTGCTGGGAACATAAGCTTTGGGTGGGTAGGTGATGCAAAGGCAGAAAACATAGGGTTATGTCAATTCCAATATTGCTCTACAGTTTCAGTTTCCTCCATTCCTCCCTGGTTATTCCCCTTACCAAGTGTTGACCTCAATATACAGCAGGAATTGAAGGAGAAGTCAAAGAAAATTCCAGCATGGCGCATAGTCCAGAATTATTCTGATCAGCACTTCACAGACTCCGTGTTCTTATTTACAGACAGCTCCAAAGATCCTGAGACAGGGTGTGCAGGTGCAGCAGTTTATATCCCGGTGAGTTAGACCTACATCAGGAAAAGAGTATCAGATCATGTGTCAGTATATACTACAGAAATATTGGCAATATTAttggccctgcagtggatagaGGAGAGGGAAATAACAAACACCGTTATTGCATCTGACAGTTTTTCAGCACTCACAAGCATAGGATCTGGTAGATCATCAGTCAGAACGGatttaattaatgaaatatttctCATTATGTATAGGATGGAAATAAAAGGCACAGGTACACGATTCATATGGGTTCCTGCTCATGTTGGTGTGGAAGGAAATGAGCAGGTAGACATCCTGGCCAAACAAACACTAAGAATTAAGAATATAGAATTACAAATTCCATTAAGTAAAGCTGAGGCTAAACCATTCATCAAGAACTATGCACAAGAAGTATGGCAGGAGTACTGGGATGAGCAGGAAACTGGAAGGcatatgtacaatatacagaAACATGTTGGAGCAGGGAGAAAGGTGGGCTGGAAAAGAAGGGAAGAAAATATCATCACTCGACTAAGAATCGGACATACAGGTCTTAATCAAACATTATATcgaataggcaagcacccaactgggaaATGTACACACTGTAACCAGCCAGAAACTGTTGAACACGTACTGATACACTGCAGGAATTACACTATCCAGAGGAATCACCTTTTTCAGACACTAAGGAAGGCAAAACATCAGGACTTTTCAGtgtcaggtctattggggaatAAAGCAGATAATATAGacagtgaaattattcagtttttgagaaaaactgatttagttaaaagaatctagagttttcattattattatttttttttagttctattttgtttctgcacaatcttctgttccacactccagtccagatggaggcggtaatgcacctctaagatggtttgccaaccgccaataaacaccaaagaagaagaagaagaagaagaagaagagctgtaGGAGGCGTCTGAGCTCCATCTGTCTCTGCTGACCAACAACAAACTGCTGCTCCTGGTAACTGATGACTCATCAGCAGCTCtctttctgattggctgctgactgaacaggaagtgaaagtAAAGAGTCGGGACTTTCCAGAAACACTGGCtgttttcgaaaccgcatactatactagtagtacgtactgatttggccaaaatgtagtatgtagtatgcagtatgcagtatgcagtatgcagtatgcagtatgcagtatgcagtatgcagtatgcagtatgtcgTATGTAGTATGCGGTATGCGGTATGCGGTATGCGGTATGCAGTATGCGGTATGcggtatgcagtatgcagtatgtagtatgtagtatgcagtatgcagtatgcagtatgcagtatgcagtatgcagtatgtagtatgtagtatgtagtatgtagtatgtagtatgcgaacaaaagcaaaattctCCAGtctgcatcggaccagtctatctcacctactgtatcccacaatgcaaagcgccggAACAGCACAGGCTACGGGTAAACAACAGCAGCCAGAAGCTGCTGTTGTTTACGTTTTTTGTAGccatttcatcactaaactcacTTCTGAcagtttttgaggcgagaaatcaactgtgtagattattaatatcggcagttttacgaagttagatggcgaatcgaacatttgttccaccgttgtcggagtttagaagctccacagaaTACCGTGACAGCCAGCGAGCGCCTGCCCGGGTCGCTGCCAGCAagccgggtagtcacgctcagagaccgctatgagctgctggagctcactcCGGTCTCGTAGAccagaggcttttatttccttgttgacggatagtttgtttaaatatcacaacacagatgtgcattataaatgaacaggaacctgtgtttatctgcctttatGGAGTtcaaaagctccacaatcgcccgcaggcgtagctcgctggagagccggccagtgacgctcacagagcggctgcagagcagcagagtggcgagagAAAGAGCAGCTTCTGACGGAGCAGagattcctgctgagacaacatgacacttttttaacatttctctaatatctggaggagatcagtccacttttttttgctgtaactgaaaaagcagtttgagtaactagtaaatgttgtggatcaatattttatatttcccgtctctcctcgttgatgatcctgtttgtcggacttcattatgagctgttagaataaatagtttaaacctgcagtatcttataaagtaaacaagcagaacatagtcaacaaaatcaaagttgtattttttgataatactgtaatagtggtacaagtttgtttttttgtcctgtgcttcaagagctggtttaaagactAAAGCCTCatctagcatactgctaaatacatcactttaactgtcacatactgcatactactcaggagcgcagtatgcagtatgtactgcatactgcgctcctcagtagtatgcagcatgcggtttcgaatacagccagaGTTCAGGAGTCTGAAGAaaaaccagagaagaagaacactaaacaacacacacacacacacacacacacactcacacacacacactcacacacacactcacacacacactcacacacacacacacacacacacacacacacacacacacacacacacacactcacacacacactcacacacacacacacacacacacacacacacacacactcacacacacacactcacacacacacacacacacacacacacacacacacacacacacacactcacacacacacacacacacacactcacacacacacacacacacacacactcacacacacacacacacgcacgcacgcacacacacacacacacacacacacacacacacaccctctctctctctctctctcctgattGATGTAGTAACGTGTCGTCTCTTCTAGTGTTAATAAAGTTTATAAAGTTCACTGCAGTGACACACTGGACCTCCTCTACTCAGCATGCACtgatgataaatatatatataataataatatatataatgctcctggtagggtctccccAGACTAAGTGGTCCCAGTGGAGGGGCCAGACTAAGTGGTCCCAGTGGAGGGGCCAGACTAAGTGGTCCCAGTGGAGAGGCCAGACTAAGTGCTCCCAGTGGAGGGGCCAGACTAAGTGGTCCCAGTGGAGGGGCCAGACTAAGAGAGATCTAAAGACCCTGATGAAACGGACCAGACGGACTTGTGTGACCTCACCCAGACCAGGACAGACCGGGCCCCTCCTGGAGCCAGACCTGGGAGGGgagcgtctggtggccgggTCTTGGCCCACGGGGTCCTGCCGGGTCTTGGCCCACGGGGTCCTGCTGGGCTTTGGCCCATGGGGTCCCGCCGGGCTTTGGCCCATGGGGTCCTGCCTGGTCTTGGCCCACGGGGTCCTGCCGGGATTTTGGCCCACGGGGTCCCGCTAGGCACAACCCGAAACAGCTACATGGAGCCGCCCCCCTGCGGGCCCACCACCTGCAGGGCTAGGCATCGGGGTCGGGTGCAGTGTGAGCCGGGCGGCAGGTAAAGACTCTCATACTGGTTCTAGGTACAcagaacgtcacctctctggtGGGTAAAGAACCGGAGCTGGTACGAGAGGTGGAGCGGAACCAACTAGATATAGTTGAGCTCACCTCCACGCAGAGCTCTGGTTCTGGAACCATAGATCATTAATAGGTCATTAATAGATCATTAATAGATCATTAATAGATCATTAATAGATCATTAATAGGTCATTAATAGATCattaatagattattaatagattattaataggtcattaatagattattaatagattattaataggtcattaatagattattaatagattattaatagatcattaataggtcattaatagattattaataggtcattaatagattattaatagattattaatagatcattaataggtcattaatagattattaataggtcattaatagattattaatagatcattaatagatcattaatagattattaatagattattaatagatcattaataggtcattaatagattattaatagatcattaatagattattaatagatcagtaatagattattaatagatCAGTAATAGATCAAtaatagattattaatagatCATTAATAGATCAGtaatagattattaatagatCAGTAATAGATCAAtaatagattattaatagatCATTAATAGATCAGtaatagattattaatagatCAGTAATAGATCattaatagattattaatagatCATTAATAGGTCATTAATAGGTCattaatagattattaatagatCATTAATAGGTCATTAATGGATTATTAATAGATCattaatagattattaatagattattaatagatcattaataggtcattaatagattattaatagatcattaatagattattaatagatcagtaatagattattaatagatcattaataggtcattaatagattattaatagatcattaatagattattaatagatcagtaatagattattaatagatCAGTAATAGATCAAtaatagattattaatagatcattaatagattattaatagattattaatagatcattaataggtcattaatagattattaatagatcagtaatagattattaatagatCAGTAATAGATCAAtaatagattattaatagatCATTAATAGATCAGtaatagattattaatagatCAGTAATAGATCAGTAATAGATCattaatagattattaatagatCATTAATAGGTCATTAATAGGTCattaatagattattaatagatcattaataggtcattaatagattattaatagatCATTAATAGGTCATTAATAGATCATTAATAGATCattaatagattattaatagattattaatagatcagtaatagattattaatagatCATTAATAGATCAGTAATAGATCattaatagattattaatagatcattaatagatcattaatagatcattaatagattattaatagattattaatagattattaatagatCATTAATAGGTCATTAATAGATCATTAATAGATCATTAATAGATCATTAATAGGTCATTAATAGATCATTAATAGATGATTAATAGATGATTAATAGGTCATTAATAGATCATTAATAGGTCATTAATAGGTCATTAATAGATCATTAATAGGTCATTAATAGATCATTAATAGATCATTAATAGGTCATTAATAGGTCATTAATAGGTGAAGCACCAGGCTGAGTGGTGGATGGAAGGAGTCCATCTgagctcttctgtctctctgcttcttctctGGTAACTGATGACTCATCAGCAGCTCtctttctgattggctgctgacgTGGAAGTGAAAGTAAAGAGTCGGGACTTTCCAGAGACGCTGCTGTGTTCAGGTGCTGCAGGAAAACTCCCACGAGTCCTCACACGACGTGACTGTTCCAGCTGACCGTCAGTGTGTGAGAGGTGAGCGTGGTAAAGTCCGGGCTTTGCAGGGGCTCCTGAAGGCATCGTGTGGTCAGACTGGTTCTGGTGGTGAACAGAGAACGAAGACACTAAAACACAACCTGTCTCCTGTTGACACAAACTGTCCCGGGTCACCAAACCGACACAAACTGTCCCGGGTCACCAAACCGACACAAACTGTCCCGGGTCACCAAACCGACACAAACTGTCCCGGGTCACCAAACCGACACAAACTGTCCCGGGTCACCAAACCGACACAAACTGTCCCGGGTCACCAAACCGACACAAACTGTCCCGGGTCACCAAACCAACACAAACTGTCCCGGGTCACCAAACCAACACAAACTGTCCCGGGTCACCAAACCAACACAACCTGTCTCCTGTTGACACAAACTGTCCCGGGTCACCAAACCGACACAAACTGTACCGGGTCACCAAACCAACACAAACTGTCCCGGGTCACCAAACCAACACAAACTGTCCCGGGTCACCAAACCAACACAAACTGTCCCAGGTCACCAAACCGACCTGTCTCATGTTGGACAGGTTCTCTCTTCTATGGACACTTTTTATCTCACGTTGTTTCACTGCTGCCTTTAATACAACAGATACACACTAAATACACACATCATGAGAATAACAAGTAAAATATTAATGTTTGTTATAttgtttatgttaaatgtacctgtgagggtttctggacattgatttgtgttgatcattgattcacaataataaatatatacatagatttacataaagcagtatattagtccatgttgatgagagtattaaatactctcctttaatctccttttaaggttcaTCATGAACAGATTAAACATGACAGATTGATTAGTGATTGATCATGATGAACTACTTTAATTATTACCAGCTGTAGTTTAaagctggtgtttgtgtccagtgTCAGATAAACACCAGGctccactaatattattattattattactattattattattattattattattattattactattattactaatattattattattattattattattattattactattattactaatattattattattattactattattactaatattattattattattattactattattattattattattactattattactattattattattattactattattattattattactattattattattattattactattattactattattactattattattattattattattattactattattattactattattattattattattattattattattattattactattattattattattactattattattattattattattattactattattattactattattattattattattattattactattattattactattattattattattattattattattattattattattattattattattattattattattattattattctattagtAGAATTAGATTGTAGAGGAGGCTGCTGGTTGTTTCTGACTGGACCTCCAGAGTGTTAGAGAACCAGAACATTTACTGATTAAAGATAACAGATACTGATTTCCTAAATTCACACCATGTTGTAATCTAATGATATGTCCATATCTGTTGGTGTTTAGTCTTTATATCGTCCTGTTTAGTGTCCTGCTCGctgcacacagagagatgaACATACTGACGGGTTATAGTCAGTAAAGAATCACAGActgaggattattattattgattattatatattatataatatcagACATTCAAACTACAGTTTAACTCCACTTCACTCTGTAATGATCAATAAAGAAACTAAACTCAGAGATCATCACAACTAACTCAGTATCAACATGATGTCactggatgaatggatgaatatatctatagatagatagatagatagatggatggatggatggacggacggacggacggacggacggacggacggacggacggacggacggacggacggacggacagatagatagatggatggatggatagatagatagatggatagatagataggtagcctctccggtagagcttttgctgcgggggtctacctggaGCCGCTGCTCCGtacacaccggctgtgacggctccatccacctcgtGGTGATTAcatcattaacgttatggttcccttatagcgtcacgtcgcccgctcctcatttgcataaactaGACCAGAGGTTCTCAACCTTTAGTAACTTGAGGCTCATGTCTGATTGTTAAAAGAAATGAGAAACTGGGCTGTAAACATGTGTTATATAACCGTCAGCTGTTCTGACCCACATTGACCTCCAGCtcaccctcacccatcactatCTCCTCACCACACACTGGGGAGCTTTACTGGAGCAGCGTGGTCTCCAGTCACTCCATTCTGTGTCACTGCATCTGAGAcatacatgtctgtaaagaggagactcgtgggtacccatagaacccatttacattcacacatctggaggtcagaggtcaaggggcccctttgaacatggacatgacagtttgtcctctccaacatttagagtaagtttggagcgttatttaacctcttcatgaccagctagtctgacatggttggtaccgatggatccatCAGGTTCTACAGTTTGCTATGATACCAGGATTCatcctctagctttaaaacccgccCACTACGACCTCTGGAGAACAGATCAGCGACCGTTGGATTTTGAAGAAGTTAAACTAACCATTTGTCAGCACCTCCGCGGCCCACCAGGTGGTGCTCTGAGGTCCACTAGGTGgaagcgttaacttagcagttacgatgctgcgttcactgtctccagttcaccgtccgggagcgttaacttagcagctacgatgctgcgttcactgtctccagttcaccgtccgggagcattaacttagcagctacggtgctgcgttcactgtctccagttcaccgtccgggagcgttaacttagtagctacgatgctgcgtgtagtgtcgcggacatgcagccactttcccagtaaaagtctccaccgcacatttagtttagttcagcaggttgtccgctgtgtgtctgcctggatTAACGATAGCAAGCGTCCGACAGacagtgtgagtgtttgtgctacgttagcatctcTAGCGTTGCCGGTGGATCCGTGCTCGCtgtagtcacacacatacgctccGTCAGCGCGGCGTCACTTTAGAgagtttccgacagaccgtgtgtgtgttgttggtggtgttgtagctgtgaacgtagctgtagcagaccgTGTTTATCTGAAGGTGAATAAAtactacgaggctacaactatagacgggagccaacttcctgtatctgtaacgccgcctcagactctcttaaggtggactgttaaggtggaccagctttccTCCTTCAAGAGACGagtttattaacatttcttttaaccgatagtgttaatcagttaagatgcttaatgtgggttaacggttaagatgcttaatgtgggttaacggttaagatgcttaatgtgggttaacggttaagatgcttaatgtgggttaacggttaacggttaacggttaacggttatCGGTTAACGGGTAATTGTGAACATCCCTGGTGGAGAGCGCCGCCACATGGACGAGGACCGGCTGGTTAGTGGAGATGAAATGAGACAGTCAGTCGTCCCGGATGGAGACGAGGACATTCACTTGATTACTGTCCCTCTGAGCAGCGGGGACGCTCTCAGGTATAGACTGTACGTAGCGTCCACCACAGAGACATGAGACATGAGGAGCAGCTACCTGGAGACAGAGGATATGAGCAGCACCTCCCTGACGGTGAGAGacgatggagaggagaggaggcgtcTCTCCAGCAGCTCACTCAGTGGTCTTTAATGTAACGTCTAGAGATCAGGTGAACTCTCTCACCTCTTCACCTGTTGGATGGTTGTGTTCAGTAGAAACATGATGATGGGAGTTCCACTCTCTGAGAGGGGACTTTACTTCACATTCCTGACTCTGGAAAAGACTACATATTactattatattcatattatcTTCATCTTTGGTATCACTGTATTTAATCTGACATGTTGGAGATGAAACTGAATTCAACGTTTACGTTTTAAAGACTTTACTTTGAAAAACTCAGAATGATACAAAGTTTCAATctaacctttattttgaaaagcctctATGGATCCAGTATTGATTATTGATCTGCAGCTGtcatcatgtctgtaaagtgcaGTTgatgtgagcagcagcagcagcagcagcagacggcCTCTACCTGGTAACACATGACAGcacgtctctctgctctctgattggctgctgctctctgtgtgtctaagagatcagctgctgctgctggagttaCTGTCAGTCTCCTCAGACGGGTTCAGGTCTACAGACGGGTTCAGGTCTACAGACGGGTTCAGGTCTACAGAGAGTCTACAGACGGGTTCAGGTCTACAGACGGGTTCAGGTCTACAGACGGGTTCAGGTCTACAGACGGGTTCAGGTCTACAGACGGGTTCAGGTCTACAGAGAGTCTACAGACGGGTTCAGGTCTACAGACGGGTTCAGGTCTACAGACGGGTTCAGGTCTACAGACGGGTTCAGGACCACAGACGGGTTCAGGTCCACAGACGGGTTCAGGTCCACAGACGGGTTCAGGTCTACAGACGGGTTCAGGTCTACAGACGGGTTCAGGTCTACAGAGAGTCCTCAGACGGGTTCAGGTCTACAGACGGGTTCAGGTCTACAGAGAGTCTACAGACGGGTTCAGGTCTACAGACGGGTTCAGGTCTACAGACGGGTTCAGGTCTACAGAGAGTCTACAGACGGGTTCAGGTCTACAGACGGGTTCAGGTCTACAGACGGGTTCAGGTCTACAGACGGTCTACAGACGGGTTCAGGTCTACAGACGGATTCAGGTCTACAGAGAGTCCTCAGACGGGTTCAGGTCTACAGACGAGTTCAGGTCCACAGACGGGTTCAGGTCTACAGACGGGTTCAGGTCTACAGACGGGTTCAGGTCTACAGAGAGctgctgatgaagatgaagatgatgaagatgatcgTGGTCCTCGTCCTCTCTGGTGTCCTCTGTGTCTCAGCAGAAGGTAAGATCCTGTCTCACATTGATAACTGACTGATCAACAGACCATCAGACTGATAACTGACTGAACAACAGACCATCAGACTGATAACTGACTGATCAACAGACCATCAGACTGTTAACTGACTGAACAACAGACAGTGTGTCAGTAGCtgatctttctgtttctcttcaggTCTACATCAGGACATTGCTATCACCGGCTGTTCAGACGTTGATGGAGAGAAGATGTTTGGACTGGATGGTGAAGAGGTCTGGTACGCAGACTTCAAGAACAACAGAGCAGTCGAGCCTCAGCCCAGTTTTGTAGATCATATGAGCTACCAAGAAGGAACTTTCGAATCTGCTAAGGCTAATCTACAGATCTGCAGATCAAACCTTCAAATTGATCGTAGAGCCTTCAAGGACTTCCCCCAGGAGAAGGGTAAAGACTAACTCGTGTCATTCTTCTCTCTGATCTGTCTCCAGCTGTTTAAATTAACAGTCACATTAACTGATGTCTTCCTGTCATTAACAGAATACACTttcatgtatatgtgtgtgtgtgtgtgtgtgtgtatatgtatatgctagcgtgttagcatgctagcattaTCTACCTGTCAGTAACAGAGTCCAGGTGAGGCTGATGAACATCTTCAGTTCTGCAGGTTTCTGGTTATAAACTAAACTATTaacaggttaccatggtgacctgatggtggcgctacagaGGAGAAGGCAGAGGGTCATTAGAGTTCTGATGGTTCATCCTGAAGGGAACATGAATGATGGAACTCATTTCATCAACATCCACACAAACAGTCCTTTCCTTCAGTGCTGCCAAACAAACCCCCTCATTCATTTCTCCTTATGTACAAGTTATATATTATCACCTGATCTACGACTCACAGGCTGAGCTGTCATTGTTCGTCTGTATATACGTCCTCTCCTTGTCTGTATATacgtcctctccttgtctctatATACGTCCTCTCCTTGTCTGTATATacgtcctctccttgtctctatatacgtcctctccttgtctctatATACAACCTCTCCTTGTCTGTATATACGTCCTCTCCTTGTCTGTATATacgtcctctccttgtctctatATACGTCCTCTTCTTGTCTCTATATacgtcctctccttgtctctatATACGTCCTCTTCTTGTCTGTATATACGTCCTCTCCTTGTCTGTATATACGCCTCTCCTTGTCTGTATATATGTCCTCTTCTTGTCTCTATATacgtcctctccttgtctctatATACGTCCTCTTCTTGTCTCTATATacgtcctctccttgtctctatatacgtcctctccttgtctctatATACGTCCTCTCCTTGTCTGTATATacgtcctctccttgtctctatatacgtcctctccttgtctctatatacgtcctctccttgtctctatATACGTCCTCTCCTTGTCTGTATATacgtcctctccttgtctctatatacgtcctctccttgtctctatatacgtcctctccttgtctctatATACGTCCTCTCCTTGTCTGTATATacgtcctctccttgtctctatATACGTCCTCTTCTTGTCTGTATATacgtcctctccttgtctctatATACGCCTCTCCTTGTCTGTATATATGTCCTCTTCTTGTCTCTATATacgtcctctccttgtctctatATACGTCCTCTTCTTATCTCTATATACGTCCTCTCCTTGTCTGTATATACGTCCTCTCCTTGTCTGTATATAcatcctctccttgtctctatATACGTCCTCTCCTTGTCTGTATATacgtcctctccttgtctctatatacgtcctctccttgtctctatATAcatcctctccttgt
Proteins encoded in this region:
- the LOC119484176 gene encoding uncharacterized protein LOC119484176 isoform X19; this translates as MGSRRALAHGVLPGLGPRGPAGILAHGVPLGTTRNSYMEPPPCGPTTCRARHRGRVQCEPGGRDQLLLLELLSVSSDGFRSTDGFRSTDGFRSTDGFRSTDGFRSTDGFRSTESLQTGSGLQTGSGLQTGSGLQTGSGPQTGSGPQTGSGLQTGSGLQRVYRRVQVYRRVQVYRRVQVYRRVQVYRRSTDGFRSTDGFRSTESPQTGSGLQTGSGLQMKMMKMIVVLVLSGVLCVSAEGLHQDIAITGCSDVDGEKMFGLDGEEVWYADFKNNRAVEPQPSFVDHMSYQEGTFESAKANLQICRSNLQIDRRAFKDFPQEKDAPSSPIVYTKDDVDLGQENILICHVTGFFPAPVNVSWTKNGEKVTVGTSINVPFPNKDGTFNQFSTLKFTPQLGDIYSCEVEHLALEQPLTRIWDVEVKLNVFCLQMWRSDSCLCVFSVSRCGEASARYWTISVLWTGSDGGSARCGCWNLLPHQRKRVQLIGWG
- the LOC119484176 gene encoding uncharacterized protein LOC119484176 isoform X44 translates to MGSRRALAHGVLPGLGPRGPAGILAHGVPLGTTRNSYMEPPPCGPTTCRARHRGRVQCEPGGRDQLLLLELLSVSSDGFRSTDGFRSTDGFRSTDGFRSTDGFRSTDGFRSTESLQTGSGLQTGSGLQTGSGLQTGSGLQTGSGLQRVYRRVQVYRRVQVYRRSTDGFRSTDGFRSTESPQTGSGLQTGSGLQMKMMKMIVVLVLSGVLCVSAEGLHQDIAITGCSDVDGEKMFGLDGEEVWYADFKNNRAVEPQPSFVDHMSYQEGTFESAKANLQICRSNLQIDRRAFKDFPQEKDAPSSPIVYTKDDVDLGQENILICHVTGFFPAPVNVSWTKNGEKVTVGTSINVPFPNKDGTFNQFSTLKFTPQLGDIYSCEVEHLALEQPLTRIWDVEVKLNVFCLQMWRSDSCLCVFSVSRCGEASARYWTISVLWTGSDGGSARCGCWNLLPHQRKRVQLIGWG
- the LOC119484176 gene encoding uncharacterized protein LOC119484176 isoform X45; the protein is MGSRRALAHGVLPGLGPRGPAGILAHGVPLGTTRNSYMEPPPCGPTTCRARHRGRVQCEPGGRDQLLLLELLSVSSDGFRSTDGFRSTDGFRSTDGFRSTDGFRSTDGFRSTESLQTGSGLQTGSGLQTGSGLQRVYRRVQVYRRVQVYRRVQVYRRVQVYRRSTDGFRSTDGFRSTESPQTGSGLQTGSGLQMKMMKMIVVLVLSGVLCVSAEGLHQDIAITGCSDVDGEKMFGLDGEEVWYADFKNNRAVEPQPSFVDHMSYQEGTFESAKANLQICRSNLQIDRRAFKDFPQEKDAPSSPIVYTKDDVDLGQENILICHVTGFFPAPVNVSWTKNGEKVTVGTSINVPFPNKDGTFNQFSTLKFTPQLGDIYSCEVEHLALEQPLTRIWDVEVKLNVFCLQMWRSDSCLCVFSVSRCGEASARYWTISVLWTGSDGGSARCGCWNLLPHQRKRVQLIGWG
- the LOC119484176 gene encoding uncharacterized protein LOC119484176 isoform X29, which encodes MGSRRALAHGVLPGLGPRGPAGILAHGVPLGTTRNSYMEPPPCGPTTCRARHRGRVQCEPGGRDQLLLLELLSVSSDGFRSTDGFRSTDGFRSTDGFRSTDGFRSTDGFRSTESLQTGSGLQTGSGLQTGSGLQTGSGPQTGSGPQTGSGPQTGSGLQTGSGLQTGSGLQRVYRRVQVYRESTDGFRSTESPQTGSGLQTGSGLQMKMMKMIVVLVLSGVLCVSAEGLHQDIAITGCSDVDGEKMFGLDGEEVWYADFKNNRAVEPQPSFVDHMSYQEGTFESAKANLQICRSNLQIDRRAFKDFPQEKDAPSSPIVYTKDDVDLGQENILICHVTGFFPAPVNVSWTKNGEKVTVGTSINVPFPNKDGTFNQFSTLKFTPQLGDIYSCEVEHLALEQPLTRIWDVEVKLNVFCLQMWRSDSCLCVFSVSRCGEASARYWTISVLWTGSDGGSARCGCWNLLPHQRKRVQLIGWG